A section of the Pediococcus inopinatus genome encodes:
- a CDS encoding DUF72 domain-containing protein has protein sequence MITIGLTTWADHPSLIENEDRKVTLTEYAGFFPVVEVGTSFYGIPKLTSVENWQKSVPEKFQFILKANQIMTLHDGVNADEYLNDEHRLAITEFRKMVRPLVEAKQLKTILFQFPPYFNCETANIRYLWDIRELMGDLPISVEFRNQSWYDPAVQEETMLYLKKLRMSHVSVDEPSSVPNGVPLVSTVTNSQLAVLRLHGQNAEGWAQKGPNWRKTRTLYRYSEEELQSFAKLVKQMQEKSEEVCIIFNNNSGHDAAENALRLKEILNISFDGLGPLQLGLF, from the coding sequence TTGATTACAATTGGATTAACAACATGGGCAGATCATCCTTCACTAATTGAAAATGAAGATCGTAAGGTGACGTTGACAGAATATGCCGGCTTTTTTCCTGTGGTCGAGGTGGGCACATCGTTTTACGGGATTCCTAAACTAACGAGCGTTGAAAATTGGCAAAAATCCGTTCCAGAAAAGTTTCAATTTATTTTGAAAGCTAATCAAATTATGACTCTACATGATGGCGTCAATGCGGATGAGTATTTAAATGATGAACACCGCCTAGCAATTACGGAGTTTCGTAAAATGGTCCGGCCTTTAGTTGAGGCTAAACAACTTAAAACAATCTTATTTCAGTTTCCACCCTATTTTAATTGTGAAACAGCCAACATCAGATATTTATGGGACATTCGTGAGTTGATGGGTGACCTACCAATTTCCGTGGAGTTTCGTAATCAGAGTTGGTATGATCCGGCGGTTCAAGAGGAAACGATGCTGTATCTTAAAAAGTTGCGCATGAGTCATGTGAGTGTGGATGAACCAAGTTCGGTGCCAAATGGGGTGCCGTTAGTTAGCACCGTGACCAATTCTCAATTAGCTGTTTTACGATTACACGGGCAAAATGCAGAAGGTTGGGCACAAAAAGGGCCGAACTGGCGTAAAACACGGACTTTGTATCGCTACTCGGAAGAAGAGCTACAAAGTTTTGCGAAGCTTGTGAAACAGATGCAGGAAAAATCGGAAGAAGTGTGCATTATTTTTAATAATAATAGTGGGCATGATGCTGCTGAAAATGCCCTGCGTTTAAAAGAAATTTTGAATATTAGTTTTGA